TCGAACACCGCCGTCCGCACGGCGTCGTCGACCTTCAGCCGGCGGGCGGTCACGCCATCGGCCGACTCGACCAGCGCCAGGAACCCGGGGGTCAGCTTGTCCCTGGCCGGCGTGGCCAGCAGGTCGAGGCCCTGGGCGGCGAACCCGTCGAGCGCGTCGCGGAGGGACACGGCGACGGCCCGCAGCAGCACCTCGCACAGCTCGTCGTGGGTGTGCCCGAAGCGGAGGTCGACCCGTTCCACGGTGTAGCCGCAGCCCTCGAAGGCCAGGGCGGCCTCCTCGGCCACCCGCGCCACCGCGGGGTCCACGGGGAAGCCGCCGAGGTCCGGGCTCCACGCCACCCGCAGGTGCTCGGGTGGGCGCCGCGCCGCGTCCAGGTACCCGCCGCCGGCACCCGGGAGGCTCCACGGGTCCCGGGGGTGCTCACCGGCCAGCAGGTCGAGGAGGGCGGCGGCGTCGGCCACCGTGCGGGTGATCGGCCCGCTCGCCACCATCGGGCAGGTGGCGCGGAAGGCGTTGGGGCGGGGCGTGGACGGCACCCGGCCGAACGACGGCTTCAACCCGTAGACGCCGCAGAGGGCGGCGGGGATGCGGATCGACCCGGCCCCGTCGGACCCGACGGCGCCGGCCGCCATGCCGGTGGCGACGGCGGCGGCGCTGCCCCCCGACGAGCCGCCGGCGTTGCAGCCGGTGCCGAAGGGCGTGGACGTGGGGCCGACGAGGTCGTTGTCGGTCGTGCCCTTGTGCCCGAGCTCGGGCACGTTGGTCTTGCCGACGATCACGCACCCGGCCTGCCGGAGGCGCTCCACGCCGACCGAGGGCCGGGCCGGCCGCCAGTCGGCGAGCGGCACGCAGCCGAACGTGTTCGGCACGCCGGGCACGAAGTCGTACAGGTCCTTGACGGCGACGGGGACGCCGTCGAGCGGGCTCAGCCGCTCCCCCGCCGCCGCCCTGGCCTCGGCCCCCCTGGCGAGCGCCACCGCGTCCTCTCCGAGCACCGAGACGAAGGCACGGGTCGTCACGTCGCGCTCCCGGATGCGGTCCAGGTGCGCGTCCACGACCTCCACCGGGCTGACCTCGCGGCGGCCGATGCGCTCGGCGAGGTCGACCAGCGGAAGGCTGCACAGTTCAGGGGGGCCAGACCGGGACATCGCTCGCTCCTACGACGCCACCGCCAGCGGGGCGTCCGCCGACGCCGGCTCGAGGTCGCTCAGCGCGAACACCCGGGCGGCGTGGATGTGGGCGAGGTGGGACTGGTGGTGGACCGGGAGCTTCTCCTGCCAGTAGGTCTCGCCCTCGTGGCCGGGCTCCTCGGCACCGAGGCCGAACGTGTACGGGTCGATGTCGGCCTTGTCCACCGGCATGCCGAGCTGCTCGGCGGCGCCGGCCATCAGCTCGACGGCCAGCGTCTCCATGAACTGGACGTTGCGGCCGAGCGCGTCGCGCAGCTGGTCCTTCGGCACCGGGAACAGCAGCCACGAGTTGATGTCGCGCACCAGCTCGTGGTCCATGTCGAAGAAGCCGCTGCGGACGTGGCCGTCGTCCAGCTCCTGCCACCGCCGCAGGAACCACTGCATGTGGTGGTTGAGGCGGTGGAACCGCTGCCACACCGGGCCGATCTCCGGGTGGATGTCGACGTCGTAGGTGCCGCCGGCGATGAAGTTCTTGCCGAGCAGCATGAAGTAGATCAGCGTGTCCCAGGCCGCCTTGGCGGTCCAGCAGATCGAGCTGCCCATGAGCCCGTATTGGTTGAGCCAGGTGGGCAGGGCGTTGCGGCAGAGGCGCAGGAAGGCCTCGTTGGCCTTCTCGGCCCGCTCGGCGAAGTCCGGGTCGCCGGCCCGGTCGTGCTTGATCAGGTCGACGATGTACATGTTCGACAGGGCGATGAAGTCCGACCCCGGCGAGTAGAGCGGGTCGTGGAAGTAGCCGGCGGGGCCGGTGCAGGCCCAGCGCTCGGGCGAGAACACCCGCTTGGTCGCGTGGGAGAAGTGCTTCATACCGTGGAAGTCCTGGAGCGAGCCCTTCTTCGCCTCGACGTCGGCGGCCAGCTGGGGCTCGTTCTCCCACAGCCACGAGAGGGCCTTCTCGAACGTGGCGATGCGCTCGTAGGGGACCCACCGGGGGTCGGCGACGATGCCGATCGAGATCGAGCCAGACGACAGCGGGATCAGCCAGACCCAGTAGCCGGTGCCCATGAGGTGGACGGTGCTGCGCCAGCGGTCCTGGCCCGGCACCCGCCGCAGCCACTCGAGCTGCTGCTCGGCCCGCTCGGGGTCGAGGTTGTCGCGGTCGACGAAGTCGTCGACGGCCACCATCTCGCCGAGGCGCCACCACACGGCGTTGACGTCGTGGGGGGTGGTCTCGGCCAGGCCCAGCTTGCGCTTGATGAGGCCGCGCCAGCCGCTGGCGTCGACGACCCAGCGCGCCTTCGCGGTCGCCTGCTCGCCGTCGCGGTTGACGGTGACCGTGTGGCCGTTCTCGCCGTCGAGGGTGAAGTCGACGACCCTGGCCCGGTCGAAGAACTCGACGCCCTTCGACACGCCGATCTCGGCGACGCGGTTCTCGAACCGGCCGCGGTCGATCTGGAAGGTCCAGGAGTGCATGTCGGTCCTGGACCCGATCTCCACCCGGTCCTCGATGTGGCGGTTGTCCCGGGTCGGCATGAAGTACCGGAGCCCGAGCTTGCGGATGTGCTCCTCCTTCATCATCTCGAACAGCCCGAGCGTGCGGCCCCAGTACCACTCGGCCACCTCGCTCGAGGACTCGCCGACCTTGAAGGCGGCGTCGGGCGCCGGGTGGGCGGCGC
The window above is part of the Acidimicrobiales bacterium genome. Proteins encoded here:
- a CDS encoding amidase family protein, translated to MSRSGPPELCSLPLVDLAERIGRREVSPVEVVDAHLDRIRERDVTTRAFVSVLGEDAVALARGAEARAAAGERLSPLDGVPVAVKDLYDFVPGVPNTFGCVPLADWRPARPSVGVERLRQAGCVIVGKTNVPELGHKGTTDNDLVGPTSTPFGTGCNAGGSSGGSAAAVATGMAAGAVGSDGAGSIRIPAALCGVYGLKPSFGRVPSTPRPNAFRATCPMVASGPITRTVADAAALLDLLAGEHPRDPWSLPGAGGGYLDAARRPPEHLRVAWSPDLGGFPVDPAVARVAEEAALAFEGCGYTVERVDLRFGHTHDELCEVLLRAVAVSLRDALDGFAAQGLDLLATPARDKLTPGFLALVESADGVTARRLKVDDAVRTAVFDAVQDVLGAFDVLVAPTLAVASVPNDPRGGTVGPREVAGQAVDPLLGWCLTYPFNFTGHPAASVPAGLTPDGFPVGLQVVGPRFGDALVLGASAAYEAVRPWHHWYSRL
- a CDS encoding FAD-dependent monooxygenase, whose product is MSATTSNETIPAPWSAKGVPTGEYDVFIMGGGLAGLCLALQLVQDVPGIRVGVADRAAHPAPDAAFKVGESSSEVAEWYWGRTLGLFEMMKEEHIRKLGLRYFMPTRDNRHIEDRVEIGSRTDMHSWTFQIDRGRFENRVAEIGVSKGVEFFDRARVVDFTLDGENGHTVTVNRDGEQATAKARWVVDASGWRGLIKRKLGLAETTPHDVNAVWWRLGEMVAVDDFVDRDNLDPERAEQQLEWLRRVPGQDRWRSTVHLMGTGYWVWLIPLSSGSISIGIVADPRWVPYERIATFEKALSWLWENEPQLAADVEAKKGSLQDFHGMKHFSHATKRVFSPERWACTGPAGYFHDPLYSPGSDFIALSNMYIVDLIKHDRAGDPDFAERAEKANEAFLRLCRNALPTWLNQYGLMGSSICWTAKAAWDTLIYFMLLGKNFIAGGTYDVDIHPEIGPVWQRFHRLNHHMQWFLRRWQELDDGHVRSGFFDMDHELVRDINSWLLFPVPKDQLRDALGRNVQFMETLAVELMAGAAEQLGMPVDKADIDPYTFGLGAEEPGHEGETYWQEKLPVHHQSHLAHIHAARVFALSDLEPASADAPLAVAS